Proteins from a genomic interval of Marmota flaviventris isolate mMarFla1 chromosome 8, mMarFla1.hap1, whole genome shotgun sequence:
- the Lamp3 gene encoding lysosome-associated membrane glycoprotein 3 isoform X1 translates to MPRQLSAVVVLSVSLAVILHDGPPIRATAFPESRHHLQPTKVATGQITAKLTHQGPHKAVAARSMEGHITSPTAVKTSNSENPRNTTMKTPPATPVTIKSNPSASPVTFTLATPNKSHPVTEATIGPTLTCSESPITPPAPTAGTSTSAVSHTTRKTIQPSEQTTLPKTLSTIPHKSTTSPKPSPLTHAPGTSPGSHNVTQTIPPATIVPGPTLVPQPSPAKTGVYQVLNGSRLCIKAEMGIQLIVQEKESAFSPQRYFNIDPNTTQASGNCGSRNSSLFLNFKGGSVNFTFTKEENSYYISEVEAYLTVSNPEKAYKGMKSAVMMFETVVGHSFKCVSEQSIQLSPQLQLKTMNVQLQAFDFEGDHFGNADECFSDRNRREIPVAVGLSIAGLLVIWLTACLVARKRPNRGYERM, encoded by the exons ATGCCCCGGCAACTCTCTGCAGTGGTGGTGCTCTCCGTGTCCCTGGCTG TTATTTTACATGATGGCCCTCCAATAAGAGCAACAGCATTTCCAGAAAGCAGACACCATCTTCAACCCACGAAAGTAGCAACAGGACAGATCACAGCAAAGCTAACTCACCAAGGGCCTCACAAAGCAGTGGCAGCAAGATCAATGGAGGGTCACATCACCTCTCCAACAGCTGTCAAAACCTCCAACTCTGAGAACCCCAGAAACACAACGATGAAAACTCCACCTGCTACCCCAGTAACAATAAAAAGTAACCCTTCCGCCAGTCCAGTGACCTTCACCCTGGCCACACCCAACAAGTCACACCCAGTTACCGAAGCCACCATTGGCCCCACCTTGACTTGTTCAGAGTCACCCATCACACCACCAGCCCCTACAGCTGGAACCAGTACATCTGCTGTCAGCCACACAACTAGGAAGACCATCCAACCCAGTGAACAGACCACTCTCCCCAAAACTTTGTCTACAATACCTCACAAAAGCACAACCAGTCCGAAGCCTAGTCCACTCACCCATGCCCCGGGAACATCCCCAGGGTCACACAATGTCACCCAAACAATCCCACCTGCCACCATAGTTCCTGGGCCCACCCTTGTACCTCAGCCATCACCAGCCAAGACCGGAGTTTACCAAGTTCTAAATGGAAGCAGGCTCTGTATCAAAGCAGAGATGGGGATACAGCTGATTGTTCAAGAAAAGGAGTCG GCTTTTTCACCTCAGAGATACTTCAACATCGACCCCAACACAACCCAAGCCTCTGGGAACTGTGGGTCCCGAAATTCCAGCCTTTTCTTGAATTTCAAGGGCGGATCTGTGAATTTCACATTTACCAAG GAAGAAAATTCATATTATATCAGTGAAGTGGAAGCCTATTTGACCGTCTCAAATCCAG AGAAAGCttacaaaggcatgaaaagtgcTGTGATGATGTTTGAGACGGTGGTTGGGCATTCCTTCAAGTGTGTGAGTGAACAGAGCATCCAGCTGTCCCCACAGCTTCAGCTGAAAACAATGAACGTCCAACTTCAAGCCTTCGACTTCGAAGGAGATCACTTTGGAAATG CGGACGAATGCTTCAGTGACAGAAACAGGAGAGAGATCCCTGTGGCCGTGGGCCTGAGTATCGCAGGACTACTTGTCATTTGGCTAACCGCATGCCTGGTGGCCAGAAAGAGGCCCAATAGAGGATATGAACGCATGTAA